A genomic stretch from Thermosipho affectus includes:
- a CDS encoding radical SAM/SPASM domain-containing protein, with protein sequence MKLSKYNILIEKGKYLILFNTISNAMLYVEQSKKNKIKKMCESKKVKIGEFEPDEIEILKKGFFILDDDFDEVEYLKLRFNAYRYSDRYLRYTIVLTEKCNFNCVYCYQQQIQSVSGKMASEIQEEQIIQLIEETKRRFESQKPKVLSVTFYGGEPLLSLEKLIFISEKFRELSKKYQVEYRPFIVTNGYLLNKITVEKLIKVGIRSVIITIDGTEEIHDKYRRLLNGGPTFSKLIENIEKIHKDMQVQLRINISKESVNSVKKLISFISEKRLNVTFDFQMIEVVKEFSNKFEDTPLTLKEFSKIEVELYKEILKYSPEYSFNPFKNLKFARCDALCLNSFVIDVDGTIHKCWGEVGNKVTIAGKLTNEGIKLNQKYTKWLVYEPYEDKECQSCIVFPACMGGCTFNAVVVDKLHGSPVKKPYRCISMKYNIKDIIEVVANQQLKLRTYSNRV encoded by the coding sequence GTGAAACTTTCGAAATACAATATATTAATAGAAAAAGGAAAGTACTTGATCCTTTTTAATACAATCTCAAATGCGATGCTTTACGTTGAACAATCTAAAAAAAATAAAATAAAAAAGATGTGTGAAAGTAAAAAAGTTAAAATAGGTGAATTTGAGCCAGATGAAATAGAAATTTTAAAAAAAGGATTTTTTATTCTTGACGATGATTTTGATGAAGTTGAATATTTAAAACTTAGGTTTAATGCATACAGATACAGTGATAGATATTTAAGGTATACAATAGTGCTAACTGAAAAGTGTAATTTTAACTGTGTATACTGTTATCAACAGCAAATACAATCTGTTAGTGGTAAGATGGCTTCTGAAATTCAGGAAGAGCAAATAATTCAATTAATAGAAGAAACAAAAAGAAGATTTGAGAGCCAAAAACCAAAAGTTTTGAGTGTTACATTTTATGGAGGAGAACCGTTATTATCGTTGGAAAAGTTAATTTTTATAAGTGAAAAATTTAGAGAGTTAAGTAAAAAATATCAAGTTGAGTACAGACCATTCATAGTAACAAATGGTTATTTGTTAAACAAAATAACAGTGGAAAAATTAATAAAGGTTGGTATAAGATCCGTTATCATAACGATAGATGGTACAGAAGAAATTCACGATAAGTATAGAAGACTTTTAAATGGTGGCCCAACTTTTTCGAAATTGATTGAGAATATAGAAAAAATACACAAGGATATGCAAGTACAATTAAGGATAAATATTTCTAAAGAGAGCGTTAATTCTGTAAAAAAGTTAATAAGCTTTATATCTGAGAAGAGATTAAATGTAACCTTTGATTTTCAAATGATAGAAGTTGTTAAAGAATTTTCTAATAAATTTGAAGATACACCACTAACACTCAAAGAATTTTCGAAAATAGAGGTAGAACTTTACAAAGAAATTCTTAAATATTCACCCGAATATTCATTTAATCCATTTAAAAATCTAAAATTTGCACGTTGTGATGCTTTGTGTTTAAACAGTTTTGTAATTGATGTGGATGGAACTATTCACAAATGTTGGGGAGAAGTTGGAAATAAAGTGACTATTGCTGGAAAATTAACAAATGAAGGTATAAAATTGAATCAAAAGTATACCAAGTGGTTGGTTTATGAACCATATGAAGATAAAGAATGTCAAAGTTGTATAGTATTTCCAGCTTGTATGGGAGGGTGTACGTTTAATGCCGTTGTTGTAGATAAACTTCACGGGTCTCCAGTTAAAAAACCATACAGGTGTATATCTATGAAATATAATATAAAGGATATTATTGAGGTTGTGGCAAATCAACAATTAAAA